In Pirellulales bacterium, a genomic segment contains:
- a CDS encoding S53 family peptidase — translation MTNGYRPAPLMCHPYIKWPLPVGIRPRASVAWRIADLCRAYNFPTGLSGGGVIGILELGGSWTQSDLDQFSTLNGLPRISVTDVSVDGGGPGAPGADPNADGEVALDIQVAAAAYFYATGHMPSIRVYWAPNSFQSFTAAINRAASDQCDVLSISWGSDEGAWETVPILANDIEASSAAATTNGMAIFAAAGDNSSSDGAPGANVDLPSACPHVVGCGGTTKTSFSEVVWGDGRPDGRGTGGGYSDIFGPQSWQINAPPRTTPGAGGRMVPDVAANADPNTGYLVVVNGTEVQIGGTSAVAPFYAGLFASFGRRLGWVAPKLWQNPNAFVDITQGSNGSYFAAIGPDPCTGLGVPNGTALRSLFSSAANSGQAFLSNVPNLKFEASPPIDSICSVYAMLKPILQVIIATPFLPANWKVVVNEFMGIMDTICKAGNAGVAPQAAGSLDVQVQAADSQVRSGLTSYLQSRSAVPAGLDLAGIPGQICPIYKKIKPILNAIKGLLPATWRLAIELAEEAFDQICGTAVGS, via the coding sequence ATGACCAATGGATACCGCCCAGCCCCGTTGATGTGTCACCCGTATATTAAATGGCCGCTACCAGTTGGTATTCGGCCGCGGGCCAGCGTTGCGTGGCGGATTGCCGACCTATGCCGCGCGTACAACTTTCCCACGGGTCTTTCCGGGGGCGGCGTGATTGGAATTTTGGAGTTGGGAGGGAGTTGGACGCAGAGTGATCTCGATCAATTTTCCACGTTGAACGGGCTACCCAGAATTTCGGTTACGGACGTATCGGTCGACGGTGGCGGCCCGGGAGCGCCGGGGGCAGATCCGAATGCTGACGGTGAGGTCGCCCTCGACATTCAGGTAGCAGCAGCCGCGTACTTCTATGCTACGGGGCATATGCCTTCGATCAGAGTGTATTGGGCGCCGAATTCTTTCCAATCTTTTACCGCGGCGATTAATCGCGCTGCCTCTGATCAATGCGACGTGCTTTCGATCAGTTGGGGCTCGGACGAGGGCGCGTGGGAAACCGTTCCCATTTTAGCGAATGACATAGAGGCTTCTTCGGCCGCCGCAACCACCAACGGAATGGCAATCTTCGCTGCTGCTGGCGACAACAGTTCAAGCGATGGCGCGCCAGGAGCGAACGTGGACTTGCCCTCAGCTTGTCCGCACGTTGTCGGATGTGGCGGCACAACCAAAACAAGTTTCTCGGAGGTCGTGTGGGGAGACGGCCGTCCCGACGGAAGAGGTACTGGCGGCGGATATTCAGACATTTTTGGGCCGCAATCTTGGCAAATTAATGCTCCGCCCCGGACGACTCCTGGGGCCGGTGGCCGAATGGTGCCCGATGTGGCGGCGAATGCTGATCCGAATACGGGCTATCTTGTCGTGGTTAACGGAACTGAAGTGCAGATCGGCGGAACTAGTGCTGTCGCCCCGTTCTATGCGGGATTGTTTGCATCTTTTGGTCGAAGACTCGGCTGGGTAGCTCCCAAGCTTTGGCAGAACCCCAACGCTTTTGTGGACATTACCCAGGGATCGAACGGAAGTTACTTCGCGGCTATCGGGCCCGACCCATGCACCGGATTGGGAGTTCCTAACGGGACAGCGCTTCGCTCGCTGTTCTCAAGTGCGGCTAATAGTGGCCAAGCTTTCTTAAGCAATGTGCCAAATCTCAAGTTCGAGGCTAGCCCGCCTATCGACTCGATCTGTTCGGTTTATGCGATGCTCAAGCCAATCCTGCAAGTGATCATCGCCACCCCATTTCTACCTGCCAATTGGAAAGTTGTCGTAAACGAGTTCATGGGCATCATGGACACCATATGCAAGGCTGGAAATGCGGGAGTCGCACCGCAAGCGGCAGGATCCCTGGACGTGCAGGTGCAGGCGGCTGACAGTCAAGTAAGGTCAGGTCTGACTTCGTATCTACAATCACGATCCGCTGTTCCCGCAGGTCTGGACTTGGCAGGAATTCCCGGTCAGATCTGCCCGATCTATAAGAAGATCAAGCCAATCCTCAATGCCATTAAGGGCTTGTTACCCGCGACTTGGCGACTAGCGATCGAATTAGCTGAAGAAGCATTCGATCAAATCTGTGGCACGGCAGTTGGATCATAA